One genomic region from Candidatus Nanosynbacter sp. TM7-074 encodes:
- a CDS encoding HAD family hydrolase encodes MYEKCIKALGGTPLSKEEYWEMKRANVSWDKLLPLSGLSIDEKDAYLKLFIDRIESQEELGADELFKDSLRTLEQLRANDNKLYLLSLRRNANALDWQIEHLGIRHLFEKILSGHSDTKEGTLLKKADIVRQTVDNPSEVVIIGDTEADIAAAQQLGATSIALMSGIRNEEFLSAMQPNYLVDGIGDVNNIKL; translated from the coding sequence GTGTATGAAAAATGTATTAAGGCGCTGGGCGGGACTCCGCTTAGCAAAGAAGAATATTGGGAAATGAAGCGCGCTAACGTGTCTTGGGACAAGCTACTACCACTGAGCGGTCTGAGTATTGATGAAAAAGATGCATATCTCAAGCTGTTTATTGACCGGATCGAGTCGCAAGAAGAATTGGGTGCGGATGAACTCTTTAAGGATAGTTTGCGCACACTAGAACAGTTACGGGCAAACGATAACAAGTTGTATCTATTAAGCTTGAGGCGAAATGCAAATGCTCTTGATTGGCAGATTGAACATTTGGGAATTCGGCATTTGTTTGAAAAGATTTTGTCGGGCCATAGCGACACAAAAGAGGGGACGCTGCTGAAAAAGGCGGATATCGTCAGACAAACAGTGGACAATCCAAGTGAAGTCGTTATCATTGGCGACACCGAAGCAGACATCGCGGCGGCTCAGCAGCTCGGTGCGACCAGCATTGCCCTTATGAGCGGTATTCGTAACGAGGAATTTCTTTCAGCCATGCAACCAAACTATCTTGTTGACGGTATTGGCGATGTGAACAATATCAAACTGTAG
- a CDS encoding NAD-dependent epimerase/dehydratase family protein, whose translation MKLLVTGASGFVGRRFLEMIPADWEVVCLGRSQPASLTERWIQCDLADQKSVESAVKQVNDETFDSIVHLAAFVPKTAADDTLDNARLGNIDATINLLTHFGEKSEKIIIGSTAEVYDQSKIHGPITEDNVVAGSSYYGSTKMASELIAQSYAKKMNKELTILRFSVMYGGYDPIARAIPNFIRAAKAGDDLTIRGAKVLRDYVHIDDVARSIICAVNANGAGVVNIGTGRGISIRETAQVIVNSMQSISRIIVLSEDGGSDIVIDISRAEKLLNYHPEVFFPDKLKEMEKLYK comes from the coding sequence ATGAAACTTCTTGTTACGGGAGCCTCGGGTTTCGTTGGTAGACGTTTCTTAGAAATGATACCAGCTGATTGGGAAGTTGTTTGTCTGGGCCGGTCTCAACCAGCCAGTCTCACTGAGCGCTGGATCCAGTGTGATTTAGCAGATCAAAAAAGTGTAGAGTCAGCGGTCAAGCAGGTGAACGATGAGACATTTGATTCCATTGTTCATTTGGCGGCATTTGTACCGAAAACAGCTGCCGACGACACTCTTGATAACGCAAGGCTAGGTAATATAGACGCGACAATTAACCTGCTGACTCATTTTGGTGAGAAGTCTGAGAAGATCATCATTGGCAGTACGGCGGAAGTGTATGATCAGTCAAAGATCCACGGTCCAATTACAGAGGATAATGTCGTCGCCGGCAGCTCGTACTACGGCTCTACTAAAATGGCTAGTGAACTCATCGCTCAGTCGTACGCAAAAAAAATGAATAAAGAGTTAACCATTTTGCGGTTTTCGGTGATGTATGGCGGGTATGACCCTATTGCCCGAGCGATACCGAACTTTATTCGAGCAGCGAAAGCTGGTGATGATTTGACGATTCGTGGCGCAAAGGTATTGCGTGATTATGTACATATTGACGATGTGGCCCGTAGCATTATCTGTGCGGTGAACGCGAACGGTGCTGGGGTTGTTAATATTGGTACGGGTCGGGGTATTTCTATTCGGGAGACAGCTCAGGTAATTGTTAATAGTATGCAGTCAATAAGTCGTATTATTGTTTTATCCGAAGACGGTGGTTCTGATATAGTTATTGATATATCTCGAGCGGAGAAGTTACTCAATTATCATCCCGAAGTATTTTTCCCAGATAAACTTAAAGAAATGGAGAAATTGTATAAATAA
- a CDS encoding glycosyltransferase family 2 protein yields MYRKLETAVVIPCYNEEKMITQTIKKLPKYIDHVIAVNDASTDDTIGILNKLKKQNDRLIVVDNKTNQGVGGALIAGYNYAIEHTKATAIGIVAGDDQFDSSYLEAMLDDFIDQSADYVKASRFFHREAFKTMPKYRQFGNIFISLLTKFSTGYYSITDITNGCGWLRRDVIEKVDFSIVEKRYDYETSMLTALSIVNAKVIDHAVPAHYGDEKSTIKLIPTAWRNLRAVWKGFWRRIYYKYVLYGFHPVALFLFTGMFFLIISLLIAGFLLYVKLFTHQSPTAGSVMLAVLPFILSVQLVLTALTIDVSNESNNFKK; encoded by the coding sequence ATGTATAGAAAGTTAGAGACCGCAGTTGTTATACCTTGTTATAACGAAGAAAAAATGATCACTCAAACGATCAAGAAATTACCAAAGTATATTGACCATGTTATAGCCGTTAATGATGCCAGCACTGATGACACCATTGGCATTCTAAATAAATTAAAAAAGCAAAATGATCGACTGATTGTCGTTGACAACAAAACAAATCAAGGTGTCGGCGGCGCTCTCATCGCAGGATATAATTACGCTATTGAGCACACCAAAGCGACCGCTATCGGGATAGTGGCTGGTGACGACCAGTTTGACTCGTCATACCTCGAGGCAATGCTAGACGATTTTATCGATCAATCAGCAGACTACGTGAAAGCCAGCCGCTTCTTCCACCGAGAAGCCTTTAAGACTATGCCAAAATACCGCCAATTTGGCAATATTTTCATATCACTGCTGACAAAATTCTCGACTGGATATTATTCCATCACAGACATCACTAATGGCTGCGGCTGGCTACGTCGCGACGTAATTGAAAAAGTCGATTTTTCCATAGTCGAAAAGCGCTACGACTATGAAACCAGCATGCTGACCGCTCTATCCATAGTCAATGCTAAAGTCATTGACCACGCCGTGCCAGCTCACTACGGTGATGAGAAATCAACTATTAAACTAATCCCAACAGCTTGGCGCAACCTCAGGGCCGTATGGAAGGGTTTTTGGCGACGAATTTACTATAAATACGTCCTGTATGGATTTCATCCTGTAGCCCTGTTCTTGTTTACTGGTATGTTCTTTTTGATCATCTCATTGCTGATTGCAGGTTTCTTGTTGTATGTTAAATTATTCACTCATCAATCACCGACCGCTGGCAGCGTTATGCTAGCTGTACTACCATTCATCTTAAGTGTACAGCTAGTTTTAACAGCGCTCACTATTGATGTCTCTAATGAGAGTAACAATTTTAAGAAATAA
- a CDS encoding DegT/DnrJ/EryC1/StrS family aminotransferase, with amino-acid sequence MINIAAPVIDSEERRAVNEVIESGMLAQGPKVAELEKNWAEYCGVKHALAVNSGTAAIHCALYAAGVKEGDEVITTPYSFIATINPILMLGAHPVLVDIDEETFNIDVSKIEVAITEKTKAIIPVDLYGQPCDWTELQEIAEKHNLKIVEDACQAIGAEYKGVKTGSLGDFGCFSLYATKNIMCGEGGVVTTNSDEAAAAIRSFRQHGMVAPYEYADLGYNYRMSDLHGAIAVEQLKKVEEFTKKRQENACKLNDGLAGIVGIKTPTVSDNRSHVYHQYTILLDKNIQRDQFITSLRDKGVGAGIYYPKPLHAYPHIAKLGYKIGDFPVAEDLAARVVSLPVHPKVTDEDIEIIVAAVKESING; translated from the coding sequence ATGATAAATATCGCAGCACCAGTTATCGACAGTGAAGAACGTCGAGCAGTAAATGAAGTTATAGAATCGGGCATGTTAGCTCAGGGGCCAAAAGTTGCCGAACTAGAAAAAAACTGGGCGGAGTATTGCGGAGTAAAACATGCGTTAGCAGTAAACAGTGGTACAGCAGCTATTCACTGTGCTTTGTATGCTGCTGGCGTGAAAGAGGGTGATGAGGTCATTACTACACCTTACAGCTTTATTGCTACTATTAACCCAATACTAATGTTGGGGGCTCACCCAGTACTTGTCGATATTGATGAAGAAACGTTCAATATTGACGTTTCCAAGATAGAAGTTGCTATTACTGAAAAAACGAAAGCCATTATACCAGTTGATTTATATGGGCAACCGTGTGACTGGACTGAACTACAGGAAATTGCCGAAAAACACAATCTGAAGATTGTTGAGGATGCGTGTCAGGCTATTGGAGCAGAGTATAAAGGCGTAAAAACTGGCTCATTGGGCGATTTCGGCTGTTTCTCTCTGTATGCTACCAAGAATATTATGTGTGGCGAGGGTGGTGTCGTAACGACAAATAGTGATGAAGCTGCAGCGGCGATTCGTTCATTTAGGCAACACGGTATGGTTGCGCCATACGAGTATGCAGATTTGGGATATAACTATCGCATGTCAGATCTGCATGGTGCTATTGCTGTTGAACAATTGAAAAAAGTAGAAGAATTTACAAAAAAACGTCAAGAAAATGCTTGTAAATTAAATGATGGCTTAGCGGGTATTGTGGGCATTAAAACACCAACCGTGAGCGACAATCGAAGCCATGTGTATCATCAGTACACCATCTTGCTGGATAAGAACATACAGCGAGATCAGTTTATTACTAGCCTGAGGGATAAAGGTGTTGGGGCTGGTATTTACTATCCAAAACCTTTGCATGCATATCCACATATTGCAAAGCTTGGCTATAAGATTGGCGACTTCCCAGTAGCTGAAGACTTGGCGGCACGAGTTGTATCCCTGCCAGTTCATCCAAAGGTTACAGACGAAGATATTGAGATAATTGTTGCGGCAGTCAAGGAGTCTATTAATGGCTAG
- a CDS encoding Gfo/Idh/MocA family oxidoreductase: MASKQEGKLRVAVIGTGNMGRNHVRNYFMLPESELVAIADVNPEAKSLADDYKAKFFTDYKEMLEEMRPDAVSVVVPTPFHLEVAMDVMSRGIHCMLEKPIASSVEEADKLIACAKKNNVTFTVGHIERFNPVIKKLKQMVEGNAIGDITSVVCKRVGGFPAVEPKTDVIIDLAVHDVDIVNYLLGQKPKSISSHGSRTRHSKKIDSAEILMDYGRASGFIQANWLTPVKIRTIALTGSLGYLEANYITQELTYYKHNMKEIQKDGFTEFVLQVGDPEKRVIKVDFEEPLAAELKAFMAKSMGRTAAIVNPVDAREALKISLEAVAPFEEK, encoded by the coding sequence ATGGCTAGTAAACAAGAAGGAAAACTAAGGGTTGCTGTTATTGGTACTGGTAACATGGGTAGAAACCATGTTCGTAACTACTTCATGCTCCCAGAGTCAGAATTAGTAGCAATTGCGGATGTTAACCCAGAAGCAAAATCTCTCGCTGATGACTATAAGGCAAAATTCTTTACTGACTACAAAGAGATGCTTGAAGAGATGCGACCTGACGCAGTTTCTGTAGTCGTGCCGACACCGTTTCACCTTGAGGTGGCTATGGATGTTATGTCGCGCGGTATTCACTGTATGCTTGAAAAACCAATAGCTTCGTCAGTAGAAGAAGCTGATAAGTTGATTGCTTGTGCTAAAAAGAATAACGTTACCTTTACGGTTGGTCACATTGAGCGATTTAATCCAGTTATCAAGAAGTTAAAGCAAATGGTTGAGGGTAATGCTATTGGTGATATTACCTCGGTAGTATGTAAACGTGTCGGTGGTTTTCCGGCAGTGGAACCAAAAACTGATGTTATTATTGACTTGGCAGTACATGACGTTGATATCGTAAACTATCTTTTGGGTCAAAAGCCGAAATCTATTTCTAGCCATGGTTCGCGCACTCGTCACAGCAAAAAGATTGACTCAGCAGAGATATTGATGGATTATGGTCGGGCTTCTGGATTTATTCAGGCAAACTGGCTTACACCAGTCAAGATTCGCACCATTGCGCTAACGGGATCGCTCGGCTATTTGGAAGCTAACTATATAACCCAAGAATTAACATACTACAAACATAATATGAAGGAAATCCAAAAAGATGGATTTACCGAGTTTGTATTGCAAGTTGGCGACCCAGAAAAACGTGTTATAAAAGTAGACTTTGAAGAGCCATTAGCGGCAGAATTAAAGGCATTTATGGCTAAATCAATGGGTCGTACAGCGGCAATTGTTAACCCGGTTGATGCACGCGAAGCATTGAAAATATCATTAGAGGCTGTTGCGCCTTTTGAAGAAAAATAG
- a CDS encoding carboxylate--amine ligase has protein sequence MKRVLVTGAGGSPSANFIRSLRAADEEYYIVGTDADKYYLQRAEVDAKYLAPFANDPKYIDFLNYIIEKENIEFVHAQNDVEVGFLSENREKINAKTFFPAKETVKILQDKFESFKLWEKAGIKVPKTKLIEGRDTDLAALLEEMGGSMWIRAISGAGGRGSLPVHDVKSAKNWLDFQEKNGSWDGNFTVSELLEPETVTWMSLWKDGELVVAQGRKRLYWELAKISPSGVTGATGTGLTYSDAELDDIARRAVLAVDDKPDGLFGVDMAYDKNGIPNPTEINIGRFFTTHEFFTQAGLNMPEMFVKLGYGETVPKIDNNTNPLPDGLVWIRGMDFRPVLSDMKTVEESVAERDRILQEL, from the coding sequence ATGAAGAGAGTCTTAGTCACAGGAGCTGGCGGCTCACCATCAGCAAATTTTATTCGCTCATTAAGGGCTGCTGACGAAGAATATTATATTGTAGGTACGGATGCTGACAAATATTACTTGCAGCGTGCTGAAGTTGATGCTAAATATTTAGCTCCATTTGCCAACGACCCTAAATATATCGATTTCTTAAACTATATTATTGAAAAGGAAAATATCGAATTTGTCCATGCACAGAACGATGTCGAGGTAGGTTTTTTGAGCGAAAATCGAGAAAAGATTAATGCCAAGACATTTTTCCCGGCTAAGGAGACAGTGAAAATTTTACAAGATAAATTTGAATCATTTAAGCTTTGGGAAAAGGCTGGTATTAAGGTTCCAAAGACTAAGCTGATAGAAGGTCGAGATACCGACTTGGCTGCGCTCCTCGAGGAGATGGGCGGCTCAATGTGGATTAGAGCGATTTCGGGTGCTGGTGGTCGTGGATCGCTCCCAGTTCATGACGTTAAGAGCGCTAAAAACTGGCTTGATTTTCAAGAAAAAAATGGCTCATGGGATGGTAACTTTACTGTGTCTGAATTACTCGAGCCAGAAACGGTTACATGGATGTCTCTCTGGAAAGATGGCGAATTGGTTGTTGCTCAAGGCCGTAAGCGACTGTACTGGGAGCTGGCGAAAATTTCTCCATCCGGTGTTACTGGCGCAACAGGCACAGGGTTGACGTATTCTGATGCTGAACTTGATGATATTGCGCGTCGAGCAGTATTGGCAGTTGACGATAAACCGGACGGTCTGTTTGGTGTTGATATGGCTTATGATAAAAACGGTATACCAAACCCAACAGAGATTAATATTGGTCGCTTCTTTACGACACACGAGTTCTTTACTCAGGCGGGTCTAAATATGCCTGAAATGTTTGTCAAGCTTGGATATGGTGAAACTGTACCAAAAATTGACAATAATACCAACCCTCTACCAGATGGTTTAGTGTGGATTCGGGGTATGGATTTTCGACCAGTTCTATCTGACATGAAGACTGTTGAAGAGAGTGTTGCCGAGCGCGACCGTATTCTTCAGGAGTTGTAA